The nucleotide window TGTCACGCTGCGGGCCGCCTGCATGCGCGGGGCCAACAGGCGTGCCGGGGTGACATTGCGCAGGCACAGAGTAGCCAGCCGACGCTTGCGCGGGCCCTGACGCTGGCTGATGTCGAACAGAAAATGCTCATCGAACAGCTCGGCAACCCGGCTGAACTGCAAGGCCTGGAAGAAGAACTGCAACACCTGCGGGTCCATTTGCGCAGGCGTCTGGTTGATCTGCTCCTGAATCAGCCCGATGCATTGCTGAAGGGCGCGCAGCAGGCCGTCTGGCAGCGACTCGCTGGCTTGATAAGGCGCGCGCTGTTCTTTATAGATGGCGTTCCACTGCCGGTTAAGGCGGTCCAGCGCACTGACCAGCCCTGGCGGTTTGCTCTGACGCAGGGCCAGCAGCTGCCCTTGGTCAAGGGTGGCGCTGTACATGCTGCGCCCACGCTCGACAAGATTATGCGCTTCGTCCACCAGTACTGCCACGCGCCACTGGTTGAGCTGAGTGAGGCCGAACAGCAAGGCATGCGCATCGAAGTAGTAGTTGTAGTCAGCGACCAGCACGTCGACCCAGCGCGCCATCTCCTGCCCCAGGTAATACGGGCAAACCTGATGCGCCAAGGCCACTTCGCGCAGGTTGGCACGGTCAAGCAAAGGCAGTGCTGCCGCAGCCTCACGCGCTGCCGGCAAACGGTCGTAGAAGCCTGCGGCCAGTGGGCAGGATTCACCATGACAGGCCTTGTCGGGGTACTCACAGGCCTTGTCGCGGGCGATCAACTCCAGGGTGCGCAAGGCAGGTTGTGGCGTGGCATCGGTGATCTGGCTCATGGTATCGAGGGCCAGCGCCCTGCCCGGGGTCTTGGCAGTGAGAAAGAACAGCTTGTCCAGCTGCTGCGGCACCATGGCTTTGAGCAGCGGGAACAAGGTACCGAGGGTCTTGCCAATGCCGGTGCTGGCCTGGGCCATCAGGCAACGCCCGGTACTTACCGCCTTGTACAAGGTTTCGGCCAGCTGCCGTTGGCCCTGGCGGAACTGTGGATAGGGGAAACGCAGCGCCTGAAGCCCTTGGTCACGCTCGGCCAGACGCCGTTGCTGGAATTGGGCCCAGCCCAGAAAGCGCTGGCACTGGGTTTCGAAGAAGGCCCGCAATTCAGCAGCCGTGTAGTGCTCACTGAACAGCGTCTGGTCATCGCTGTCCACGTCCAGGTACACCAGCGCCACCTCGATGGCTGGCAATTGCCGTGCCTGGCACATCAACCAGCCATAGACCTTGGCCTGGGCCCAGTGCAACTGGCGGTGATTGGCCGGCTGACGCGCCAGATCGCCACGGTGCGTCTTGATCTCTTCCAGGCGATTGCTGCCAGGGTCATAACCATCGGCGCGGCCTCGCACCTTGAGGGTTTCGAACTGGCCTTCAAGGGTGATTTCCGACTCGTAGCCCGCAGCACGCCGTGCCACCACCCGCTGGTGCCCTTCGATGCCCTCCTGGGCGGTGGGCGACGGCGTGAAGCGCAGGTCCAGGTCGCCGACCTTGGCGCTGAACTCGCACAAGGCACGCACCGCCACGCTGTAGCTCAAGGCGTTTCACTCCAGCGCACATGGCACACCGCAACGGGCAGGCCGTGTTGCCTGCAGAACTCCAGCCAGCGCAGCTGGTTGTCCTGCAAACGGTCACCGGGCCCCTTGACCTCGACCATGCGATAACGGCCCTGCTCGGGCCAGAACTGGATCAGGTCGGGCATGCCGGCGCGGTTGCTGCGAATGTCCTGCAACAAGCGCAGGAAGCACTGTTTCAGCTGGGCAGCCGGCAAGCAAGCCAAGGCCTGTTCCAGCAGTTCCTCGCTGAGCATGGACCAGAACACGAACGGCGACTGCAGGCCCTGCTTGCCCTTGTAGCACTCGAGAATCGCCTGACGATGGCTGCCATCGTCGAGCCGCCCCAGGCAAAGATCGAATAGCGCACTGCGCCGCTGCTGGAAGTCACTGTCGTGCAGGTCCTGTGGCGCGGCCTGGAACGGGTTGAAGAATGCGCCAGGCACAGGGGCGAAGATGGCCTCCCAGCACAACAGGCCAAACAGGCTGTTGAACAGCGTGTTCTCCACGTAATGCGCCTGGCCGCCCTCTTGCGCCAGGTGTTGACGCACAGCTTCCTCCACACCCAACGCAGCGTACTCGCGGGGCAGCTCGAGCTCGATCAGCTCCAGCGGTGTGGCACGCTGGCGCCGCTGTGGCGGGCCGCCAAGCTTGCGCGCCAGGCGTGGCAGCATCCGTTCCAGTGCCTGCACTTCCAGCGCGTTGGCCGGTGCCGCCGCGAGCTGTAGTGCCAGCGCATGGGCCTGGGGCCACTGCTCAGTGCGCTCAAGCACCCGCACCTGGCGAATGCGTGCCTGGGCATGGCTGCACTGGCCGTACACTGCCATGGCCTGGTCCCACTCCCCCAGGCGCTCGCATTGCTGGCCCAGGGCGAACTGCAGGCGCGCATGGCGGCGGGCCAGCCACGGGTTGTCACTGTGCAGGCCCTGCAGGGTACCCAGAATCGACACGGGTTCGTCGCCCTGCTCCAGCCGCTCGGCACACTGGTGCAAGGCCATGGCCAAGTCGACTTCGGCACGTTGCTGCAGGGCTCGCGAGCCCGTGCTGAATGGCACCTGCTCGTAACGCAACACACCGAGGTCGGCGAGGACGAACTCTGACCAGTCCTGGTACAGGTTGCCGAAGAACAACAGGCGCATGCGGTCGCACAAAGGTTGCAGGCACCACTGGAGGATGCGCACCTCGCTGTCGGGAAACCATTCGGCCAGTGACCGGCCCATCAGCCCTAGCGGTTGCAGCTGTGCCAACAGCTCATGCTTGGCGGCACGCGGGCGGCTCAGTTGCAGGGCGAAGCAGCGGGCCAGTTCGTCTTTGCGCAGCAAGGCGAACAGCTGTTCCAGGCTCAGTTGCTCGGGTTCCCGCACCCAGCCGAGCTTCTGCAAAGGGTGCAGCGCCAGCGCCGTATCGCCGATTTCGGCGTAGTCGAGCCGGTCGCTGCGAAACAGCTCGCCTTTGCGCATGACCATGCGCACCATCAAGGCCTGGGTTGGCGCTTGCAGTTGATTGAAGGCACGGATGAAGGCCAGTTCCTGGTCATCGAGCAGGTCCTGGTAGCGCTGTTCGACCCACAGCACTACCTGGCGGAAGTTATGCAGGTAGTAGAACGGGTCGTCGACGGAATGGGCGATCACTGGCGGAGGTCAGGTTGCGGTAACAGGCACTGTTTATACATACAGATAACCATGCCTGACAAGAGCCGTGGGTCGCGTCACGATCAACGATCCGCTTGGGGCGCAAAGCGCCCCCAGGATTTATGCCTGCTCAGTCGCTCCAGTCATCTCCCCTGCTTCGTCCTTGGCACTGCCAATCGGCGCCTGCAGCAACAGGAAGTACGCCACCGCCGAGCACAATGCCACCACCGCACTGATCATGAACGCTGTGGTGAACGAGCCCGAGTACTGGATGCTGAAGCCAGTAGCGATCGGCGCCACGGAGCCGGCAATGTAGCCGCCGAAGTTCTGGATCGAGCCAAACGAGGCCACGCGCGGGCTGTCCACGATGGTATTGACGATCATCCAGGCAGTGGCACTGGCCATGTTGATGCTGAACAGTGCCAGGCACAGCAGGATGACGCAGCCTGTCAGGCCGGTGACGAACGACAGCGGCAAGGTGAACAGCGCCGCCAGCACCAGGCCGGTAATGACGCTGAACTTGCGGCTACCCAGCACAGTCATGCCACGCTTCACCAGCCGGTCGCAGAAGCGCCCGGCAACGATTGTACCCGCCGCACCAAAGCCGTAGGCCAGCGACACGACCCAGGCGGTCTTGTACAGGTCCAGGCCGTGTTCACGCTCGAAGTAGCCCGGCAACCAAGTCAGGTGCAGCCACAGCATGTAGATCACACCCATGAAACCCAGCACGGCACCCCATGTGCTGCGGTGCTTGAACAGGTCCAGCCAGCCAGCGAAGTACGAAGCCTTCGGCGTTTGCACCGAGGCCACAGGCGCCTTGTGTTCCGCTGGCAGCGGCTTGCCTTCGGCCTCCAGTTCCGCCAGGTAACGCGCCTTGCTCTTGTAGAACGTCAGCCAGCACACCGCCAGCACCATACCGATCACGCCGGTAATGATGAACATGCCACGCCAGCCGAAATTGACCATGAACAACGTCAGCAAGGGCGGCGCCAGGCACGGGCCGAGGCAGGTCGACGACCAGACCACGCCGGTCGGCGTGCCGCGCTCATTGGCATCGAACCACTCCGACAGGGCCTTGGCCGCCGACGGGAACATGGGCGCCTCGCCAATCCCCAGCAGCACCCGCAGGCCCATGAAACCGGCAAAGCTGTTGACCATGCCAAACGCCGCCTGGGCCACCGACCAGCCCAGCAGCGAGGCGCCGAGCGCGACCTTGCTGCCCAGGCGGTCGATGATCATGCCCATTGGCAACTGGGCAAAGGCGTAGGCAATGGAAAACGCCGACAACAGGATGCCCATCTGCGACGGGCTGATCATCATGTCTTTCTGGATGGAGGTGTTGGCGATCGACAGCGCACTACGGTCCAGGTAGTTGACGATGCCGATCAGCAGCAGAAACACAACTGTGATGCGCTGGTACTTCTTCATAGGGTTCATCTGTCGACCTTTATTATTATTGTTGCCGCGCTGTCAGCGCTTTGGCGATCCATCGATGTGCCTGCGCCCCTCCCTTGCGCAGCGTGTCGCTCAAGGCTGGCGTGCGGTAGCTGCAACCTCCAGCAGGCCACGCCGGCCGAGGTTGTCGATCAACGCGCGCAGGCCAAACGCCCACTGCGGTGCCTGGTCGCTGGTGGTCACGCGGTTGCACAGGGTACCCAGTTGCGGGTTGCTGATGGTCACCACATCACCCGGCTTGTGGGTAAAGCCATTGCCCGGCTGGTCACGGTCCTGCTTGGGGGCAAACAGGGTGCCGAGGAAGAGCACCATGCCGTCGGGGTACTGATGGTTTTCGTTGAGGGTTTGCTGCACCAGGTCTTGCGGGTCGCGGCTGATCTGGCGCATGGAGCTGCGGCCAGACAGTATAAAACCGTCCTCGCCCTCAACCCGCAGGTCCACTTCGGCGTTGCGCACATCGTCAAGGCCGAAGCTTTCGTCAAACAGCCGCAGCAGCGGGCCCAGTGCGGTGGAGGCATTGTTGTCCTTGGCCTTGGACAGCAGCAAGGCGCTACGCCCTTCGAAGTCGCGCAGGTTGACGTCGTTGCCGAGCATAGCGCCCTTGATGCTGCCATCGCTGGATACTGCCAGCACCACTTCCGGCTCAGGGTTGTTCCAGCTGGACTTGGGGTGGATGCCGATATCGGCACCGTGGCCAACTGCCGACAGCGGCTGGGCCTTGGTAAACACTTCAGCATCCGGGCCAATGCCCACTTCCAGGTATTGCGACCACAGGCCCTGCTCCACCAGCACCTTGCGCAGCGCTTCGGCCTGGGCCGAGCCTGGCACGATCTGCGACAGGTCGGCGCCGATGCGGCTGGCCAGGGTGTCACGGATGGCATCGGCCTTGGCCGGGTCGCCCTTGGCCTGCTCTTCCACCACACGCTCCAGCAGGCTGGTGGCGAAGGTTACGCCAGCGGCCTTCACCGCCTGCAAGTCGACAGGCGCCAGCAGCCATGGCTGACTCGGGTCGCGCTGGGTGGGGTCGCTGTTGTCCAGCAACACCGATAGCGCCACCAGCGGCTCGGCCAGCGGCAACGCGCGCAGGTAGGCCACCGGGTCGGCCACTTCCAGCAGGGCCGAGACAGTCGCCACGTGGGTGCTGATGTCGTAGACCGCGCCGGCTTTCACCAGCACCACCGCCGGCCCCTGGTCCGCGAGCCACACCCGCCCTACCCAGCTGCCGCTGTCGAACATACTGGCATCCTGGCTCAGCGGCAGCGGTTGATTGGCGTTCGATCGGTCAGTCATCTGTGTACCCTTACTGTGCATCATTGGGAAAGTGCCGGCAGTTGCAATTGGCCGGCCAGGCGATCAAGGTCAGCCAGCAGCTGTGGCGAGAGGCTCACGCCCTGCTGCAGGGCCTGGCGGCGCAGCGCAAGGCCAGCCTGCCCAGGCAAGCGCACCGGGCGAGCGGGGTCGAGCGGGCGGCTGGCGAGTACCAGTCGGCCCAGGAAACTGGTTTCATCGGTGAACGCTTCCAGGCCGCCGAAGAAGCGCGGGTCGATGACCACGGCAGTGGCCGAGGCGCCCCACTGCTCAGGGGCATCCTTGCGCCCATGGCCGGCCAGGCCGGACGTCAGGGCTTCGACCAGCAGCGCCAGGGCAAAGCCTTTGTGGCCAAAGGCCTGGCCGCCGAGGGGCAGGATGCTGCCTTGCGGGCGGGTAAAGAAATCGACCGGGTCGTCGCTCAGCTGCCCGTCATTGCTCACCAGTACCGGGTGCGGCAGGCGGCTGCCGGCATCGCGGCACTGGCCAACCAGCCCGAGGGTAACGGTCGACATGCTCACGTCCAGCAGGATCGGCTCGCCCAGGGTCGGGATACCGGCAGCAATCGGGTTGGGGGTGTAGATGGGGTCGATGCCACCGTGGGCGCAGACCAGCCCCACCGAGGGGTCCGATGAATAGAGCATGGCCACCAGGCCCTGGTCGGTAAAGGGCTTGAGATAGGCGGCCAGGCAGCCAATGTGCGAAGCACGGCGCACCACCGCAATGCCGATGCCCTGCGCGGTCGCACCTTTTGCCGCGCAGTCCAGGGCACGGCTGACGCAGTAGGGCCCCAGCAGGTAATGGCCATCGAACACGCTGGCGATGCCACTGTCCGACACCTGTTCCAGTGCCTGTGCACGGGCCTTGACCTTGCCTTCCTGCATGCCACCGATGTAGCGGCTGACCAGGTTCAGGCCGTGGGTACGGTGCCCGAGCAGTTCACCTTCGAGCAGAACCCGGGTCACCACCTGGGCGACTTCGGTATCGGCACCGGCTTTTTCGAACAGTTGCTCGACAAAGGTGGTGAGCGCTTGCACGTTGTGATGTGTGGCTTGAGTCATTGTTGTTATCTCGTAAGCGGGGCGGGAGCGGTCAATCAGGTCACGGCGCCGATCTGCCAAGGCACGAACTCGTTCTGCCCGTATCCGTGCTGTTCGCTTTTGCTGCGTTCCCCGGAAGCAATGCGCAGCATCTGCTCGAAGATGTACGCGCCACGTTCCTCGATGCTGGTGGAGCCATCGGCAATACCGCCGCAATTGACGTCCATGTCCTCTTCCTGGTGTTCGAACACCCGGTTGTTGGTCGCCAGCTTGATCGACGGTGCCGGGGCACAGCCGTAAGCCGAACCACGCCCGGTGGTGAAGGCGATCAGGTTGGCCCCGCCAGCCACCTGGCCAGTGGCCGAGACCGGGTCGTAACCAGGGGTGTCCATGAACACCAGGCCCTGGGCACGCACGGTCTCGGCGTACTGGTACACATCGACCAGGTTGCTGGAGCCCGCCTTGGCCACTGCGCCCAGCGACTTCTCGAGGATGGTGGTCAGGCCCCCGGCTTTATTGCCGGCCGAAGGGTTGTTGTTCAGCTCGGCGTTCATGCGCTGGCAGTAGTCTTCCCACCAGCGGATGCGCGCCACCAGCTTTTCGCCCACCTCACGGCTGACCGCGCGGCGGGTCAGCAGGTGCTCGGCGCCGTAGATTTCCGGGGTTTCGGACAGGATGGCGGTACCACCGGCCGCCACCAGGCGGTCCACGGCGTTGCCCAGTGCCGGGTTGGCGGTGATGCCGGAGTAGCCATCGGAGCCGCCACATTGCAGGCCGACCACGAGATGCCGTGCGCTGACCGGTTGGCGCTGCACGTGGTTGGCCTCGGCCAGCAGGCTCTTGACCTGCTCGATGCCGGCAGCAATGGTTTTTGACGTACCGCCGATGCCCTGGATGGTGAAGGCCCGCAGCTGCGCACTGGCTTGCAGGCCCTGGGTTTCCAGCAGGCTTTCGATCTGGTTGGTTTCGCAGCCCAGGCCAATGATCAGTACGGCAGCAAAGTTGGGGTGCACGGCGTACCCGGCCAGGGTGCGGCGCAGCAAGCCAAGGGCTTCGCCGCTGGGGTCTACTGCGCAGCCGGCACCGTGGGTCAGGGCGACCACGCCGTCGATATTCGGGTAGTCGGCCAGTGCCTCGGGGTGAATGTCACGGCGGAAATGGTCGGCCACAGCCCTGGCGACGGTCGCCGAGCAGTTCACCGAGGTGAGAATGCCGATGTAATTACGGGTGGCAACCCGCCCATCGGCGCGCACGATGCCCTGGAACTGCGCTTCGCTGCCAGGCTGGCTGCGAGTGTCGACACCAAAGGCATAGTCACGGGCGAAATCGCCCATTTGCACGTTGTGCACATGCACGTGATCGCCGGCATTGATGGCCTGCGAGGCAAAACCGATGATTTGCCCGTAACGGCGTAGCGGCTGGCCCTGCTCCACGCGTTCGGTCGCAAGCTTGTGGCCCGAAGGAATCGGCTGGCGCACGGTAATCGCCTCGGCATCCAGGTGCAGGCCTTGCGGCAAGGCCTGGCGGGCGATAAGCACGTTGTCCAGCGGGTTGAGGCGGATGACGGCAAGGTCACCGGACTTGGCAATCAGTTGCATGGGACCTCTCAGGGCGGTGCGGCGGGCTTCTTGTTATGGCTGTTGCCACTGTAAGAAGCCTTGCGCAGCATTCCCAATGAGATGATCCGATCAAGCGATAACCAGTGGTTATCGGAAGTTGTAATCGGGCGGTGATCCTTGATCGCCCAATAGACTGCCCAAGTGCTCAAGCCAGCACATATCCTGTGGGAGCGGGTTCACCCGCGAACACCGGCGCAGCCGGTGCCATGCACCGCGTCGACTGCTTCGCGGGTAAACCCGCTCCCACAGGAGACCCCCGTGAACCATCAGGTCTTGTCCAAGGCAGTTGCAGCCGTACCTTCCTTCTGTCGCTGTTTGGCGCCTTCCAGCAAAATCTCGACAAACGCCCGGGCCGAAGCGCTCAGCGGTTCATCCTTGCGGGTGACCACGCCATACTCCAGCGCGGGTACATGCAAGGGGCTGCGTAGCTCCTTGAACTGCCCGCTGGCCAGCTGCGCGGCAACCATCGAACGCGGCAACATGGCAATCATCGGCGCCGATTGCAGCAGCTGCAGGAACATCGGCATGGAGATGGTCTCGACGCTGTCGACGGGCGTGGCAATACCGGCCACACGGAACGCCTGTTCCAGGCGGTTGCGGATCGGCGTGCCCACCGGGTACAGCACCCACGGCCAGTCGCCCAGCGCCGACAGTGGCGGGCTTTCCAGCTGGTTGAGCGGGTGCTCGCTGTTGACCACCAGGCTGAACGGTTCGGGTTCGAGGGGCTGGAAGTCGAACAGCTGGCTGAAGCGCTCTTCGGTGAAGCGGCCAATCATGATGTCGAGCTTGTTCTGCTCCAGCATGGTCAGCAGGTGATCACTGGAATGCTCCACCACTTCGATCGACAGCAGTGGGCTGCGCGCCTTGATCGCGGCAATGGCCTGCGGCAGTACCAGCGCAGTGGCGGCAAAGATGCCGCCGACGCGGATAAAACCGTGCCCGCCGTTGCGCAGGCGGTTGACCTGGTCGACGAATTGCTGCGACTCGGCCAACGCACCCTGGGCATAACGCACCACGTATTCACCCAGCTCGGTGGGCGGCATGCTGCGTGGCAGGCGCTCGAACAGGGCAAAGCCGAACTGCTCTTCGAGATCGCGCAGCATCTTGCTCAGGGCCGGCTGGCTGAGGTTCATGCGCGTAGCGGTTGCGTGCATGTTGCGGGTGCGCGCCAGGGTGTCGATCAGCACCAGGTGCTTGTAGCGGATCCAGTTGCAAAAGCTGGAATGGGTCAGGTCCGGCGACATCGGCAGCAGGCCTCAGGCAGGTGAAAAGGCAGGGTTATTGCGCCCGCAGGTAGCGCAGCAAGGTATCCAGGGCAACCGAGTTGGGCCGCGAGCGCAGGGTCAGCACGCCCAGGTTGGCCATGGTCAGCGGCAGCTCTACCGGCAGGATGGCAACCATGCCATAGCGGGCATAATGCTCGGCCACGTCATTGGGTACCACCGCAATCATTTCGGAGGCTTCGAGCATGGCGGTGGTGGCCAGGATCGAGGCGGTTTCAACGATGTCCAGTGACTGCACCATGCCTCCGGCCTGCAGCGCACTTTCGACGCGGCGGCGCATCGGGCTGCCGATGGGGTGCAGGATCCAGGTCAGGGCCACCAGGTCACTCAATTGCAACCCGACAGCCGCCGCCAGAGGGTGCCCTGCGCGGGCAATCACGCGCATCTGCTCACCGCCCTCAAACAGCTCGATGTTCAGGTCCTGGCTGTCGCTCTGGTCTGGCAGGCGGCCCACGACCATGTCGAAATCGCCGCGCAGCAACGCGGGCAGCAAGGTATCGCTGGTGCCCACTTCCAGCGAGATACGCACTTTGGGGTGGTCGCGCTTGTAGGCCAGTACCGCCTTGGTCAGCACGCCCGGCACCGGGCCCATGACGCTGCCCACCCGCACCAGGCCCGAGGCCCCGCGCGCCAGTTCGGCGATTTGCGCCTGGGCATGCTCGAACTCATGCAGCGCGCTTTGTGCATAGCGGATCATCACCTCACCGTAGAGCGTTGCTTGCATGCCGCGCGGCAAGCGCTCGAACAAACGCACGCCAAGGCGTTCCTCAAGCTGCTGCAGTAACAGGCTGGCCGCCGGTTGCGTGGTGTGCATCGCCGCAGCGGCGCGGCGCAGGTTGCCGAACTCGCCCAGCGCATTGAGCAGCGTGATCTGGCGGCTGGAGATTCTCAATGCACCAAGGCTGGCAGGCGCCTGGGTTGGGTCGATTGGCAAGCGAGACATATCGAATCCGGTATCGCTGATTAAGAATTGGCGATTATGCCTGTATCGCTCCACAACCTACAGTCAGGTCTCCCAGCGCTTGAGCAGAACAAGAGTCGACCATGAGCATACGTATTACCCACCTGAGCGTTCGTGACATTCGTTTTCCTACTTCGCTGTCGCTGGATGGCTCCGACGCCATGAACAGCGCCCCCGACTATTCGGCAGCCTATGTGGTGCTGCACACCGACGCCGAGGGCCTTGAAGGCCACGGCCTGACGTTCACCATTGGCCGCGGCAACGAGATCTGCGCGGCAGCGGTGCAGTCACTGGCCCCCCTGATCGTCGGCCTCAGCCTCGAAGAGATTACCGCCGACATGGGCGGTTTCTGGCACCGTTTTACCGTCAGCGACAGCCAACTGCGCTGGCTGGGCCCGGAGAAAGGCGTGATCCACCTGGCCACTGCGGCCATCATCAACGCGGTGTGGGACCTGTGGGCCAAGCGCGAAGGCAAGCCGGTGTGGAAACTGTTGGCCGACATGACGCCCGAGCAACTGGTGCGCTGCCTGGACTTCAGCTACGTCACAGACGTGCTCACCCCCGAGGAAGCCATTGCCCTGCTTCGCCGCCAGGCCCCAGGCAAGGCCCAGCGTGAGGCGCAGA belongs to Pseudomonas putida NBRC 14164 and includes:
- a CDS encoding ATP-dependent DNA helicase, which codes for MSYSVAVRALCEFSAKVGDLDLRFTPSPTAQEGIEGHQRVVARRAAGYESEITLEGQFETLKVRGRADGYDPGSNRLEEIKTHRGDLARQPANHRQLHWAQAKVYGWLMCQARQLPAIEVALVYLDVDSDDQTLFSEHYTAAELRAFFETQCQRFLGWAQFQQRRLAERDQGLQALRFPYPQFRQGQRQLAETLYKAVSTGRCLMAQASTGIGKTLGTLFPLLKAMVPQQLDKLFFLTAKTPGRALALDTMSQITDATPQPALRTLELIARDKACEYPDKACHGESCPLAAGFYDRLPAAREAAAALPLLDRANLREVALAHQVCPYYLGQEMARWVDVLVADYNYYFDAHALLFGLTQLNQWRVAVLVDEAHNLVERGRSMYSATLDQGQLLALRQSKPPGLVSALDRLNRQWNAIYKEQRAPYQASESLPDGLLRALQQCIGLIQEQINQTPAQMDPQVLQFFFQALQFSRVAELFDEHFLFDISQRQGPRKRRLATLCLRNVTPARLLAPRMQAARSVTLFSATLSPRHFYSDLLGMPADTAWLEVAAPFRAEQLEVRIASQVSTRYQQRHASLAPIVELIAQQYERMPGNYLAFFSSFEYLQQVAGLLAERHGQIPLWAQEPGMDEAARQGFLDRFVADGKGVGFAVLGGAFGEGVDLPGTRLIGAFVATLGLPQVNPVNEQFKQRLGQQFGAGFDYAYLYPGVRKVIQAAGRVIRGDQDRGVLVLIDERFAEPRVQQMFPTWWPAAIL
- a CDS encoding VRR-NUC domain-containing protein: MIAHSVDDPFYYLHNFRQVVLWVEQRYQDLLDDQELAFIRAFNQLQAPTQALMVRMVMRKGELFRSDRLDYAEIGDTALALHPLQKLGWVREPEQLSLEQLFALLRKDELARCFALQLSRPRAAKHELLAQLQPLGLMGRSLAEWFPDSEVRILQWCLQPLCDRMRLLFFGNLYQDWSEFVLADLGVLRYEQVPFSTGSRALQQRAEVDLAMALHQCAERLEQGDEPVSILGTLQGLHSDNPWLARRHARLQFALGQQCERLGEWDQAMAVYGQCSHAQARIRQVRVLERTEQWPQAHALALQLAAAPANALEVQALERMLPRLARKLGGPPQRRQRATPLELIELELPREYAALGVEEAVRQHLAQEGGQAHYVENTLFNSLFGLLCWEAIFAPVPGAFFNPFQAAPQDLHDSDFQQRRSALFDLCLGRLDDGSHRQAILECYKGKQGLQSPFVFWSMLSEELLEQALACLPAAQLKQCFLRLLQDIRSNRAGMPDLIQFWPEQGRYRMVEVKGPGDRLQDNQLRWLEFCRQHGLPVAVCHVRWSETP
- a CDS encoding MFS transporter gives rise to the protein MKKYQRITVVFLLLIGIVNYLDRSALSIANTSIQKDMMISPSQMGILLSAFSIAYAFAQLPMGMIIDRLGSKVALGASLLGWSVAQAAFGMVNSFAGFMGLRVLLGIGEAPMFPSAAKALSEWFDANERGTPTGVVWSSTCLGPCLAPPLLTLFMVNFGWRGMFIITGVIGMVLAVCWLTFYKSKARYLAELEAEGKPLPAEHKAPVASVQTPKASYFAGWLDLFKHRSTWGAVLGFMGVIYMLWLHLTWLPGYFEREHGLDLYKTAWVVSLAYGFGAAGTIVAGRFCDRLVKRGMTVLGSRKFSVITGLVLAALFTLPLSFVTGLTGCVILLCLALFSINMASATAWMIVNTIVDSPRVASFGSIQNFGGYIAGSVAPIATGFSIQYSGSFTTAFMISAVVALCSAVAYFLLLQAPIGSAKDEAGEMTGATEQA
- a CDS encoding fumarylacetoacetate hydrolase family protein, giving the protein MTDRSNANQPLPLSQDASMFDSGSWVGRVWLADQGPAVVLVKAGAVYDISTHVATVSALLEVADPVAYLRALPLAEPLVALSVLLDNSDPTQRDPSQPWLLAPVDLQAVKAAGVTFATSLLERVVEEQAKGDPAKADAIRDTLASRIGADLSQIVPGSAQAEALRKVLVEQGLWSQYLEVGIGPDAEVFTKAQPLSAVGHGADIGIHPKSSWNNPEPEVVLAVSSDGSIKGAMLGNDVNLRDFEGRSALLLSKAKDNNASTALGPLLRLFDESFGLDDVRNAEVDLRVEGEDGFILSGRSSMRQISRDPQDLVQQTLNENHQYPDGMVLFLGTLFAPKQDRDQPGNGFTHKPGDVVTISNPQLGTLCNRVTTSDQAPQWAFGLRALIDNLGRRGLLEVAATARQP
- a CDS encoding Ldh family oxidoreductase, coding for MTQATHHNVQALTTFVEQLFEKAGADTEVAQVVTRVLLEGELLGHRTHGLNLVSRYIGGMQEGKVKARAQALEQVSDSGIASVFDGHYLLGPYCVSRALDCAAKGATAQGIGIAVVRRASHIGCLAAYLKPFTDQGLVAMLYSSDPSVGLVCAHGGIDPIYTPNPIAAGIPTLGEPILLDVSMSTVTLGLVGQCRDAGSRLPHPVLVSNDGQLSDDPVDFFTRPQGSILPLGGQAFGHKGFALALLVEALTSGLAGHGRKDAPEQWGASATAVVIDPRFFGGLEAFTDETSFLGRLVLASRPLDPARPVRLPGQAGLALRRQALQQGVSLSPQLLADLDRLAGQLQLPALSQ
- a CDS encoding UxaA family hydrolase; this encodes MQLIAKSGDLAVIRLNPLDNVLIARQALPQGLHLDAEAITVRQPIPSGHKLATERVEQGQPLRRYGQIIGFASQAINAGDHVHVHNVQMGDFARDYAFGVDTRSQPGSEAQFQGIVRADGRVATRNYIGILTSVNCSATVARAVADHFRRDIHPEALADYPNIDGVVALTHGAGCAVDPSGEALGLLRRTLAGYAVHPNFAAVLIIGLGCETNQIESLLETQGLQASAQLRAFTIQGIGGTSKTIAAGIEQVKSLLAEANHVQRQPVSARHLVVGLQCGGSDGYSGITANPALGNAVDRLVAAGGTAILSETPEIYGAEHLLTRRAVSREVGEKLVARIRWWEDYCQRMNAELNNNPSAGNKAGGLTTILEKSLGAVAKAGSSNLVDVYQYAETVRAQGLVFMDTPGYDPVSATGQVAGGANLIAFTTGRGSAYGCAPAPSIKLATNNRVFEHQEEDMDVNCGGIADGSTSIEERGAYIFEQMLRIASGERSKSEQHGYGQNEFVPWQIGAVT
- a CDS encoding LysR family transcriptional regulator, whose protein sequence is MSPDLTHSSFCNWIRYKHLVLIDTLARTRNMHATATRMNLSQPALSKMLRDLEEQFGFALFERLPRSMPPTELGEYVVRYAQGALAESQQFVDQVNRLRNGGHGFIRVGGIFAATALVLPQAIAAIKARSPLLSIEVVEHSSDHLLTMLEQNKLDIMIGRFTEERFSQLFDFQPLEPEPFSLVVNSEHPLNQLESPPLSALGDWPWVLYPVGTPIRNRLEQAFRVAGIATPVDSVETISMPMFLQLLQSAPMIAMLPRSMVAAQLASGQFKELRSPLHVPALEYGVVTRKDEPLSASARAFVEILLEGAKQRQKEGTAATALDKT
- a CDS encoding LysR family transcriptional regulator — encoded protein: MSRLPIDPTQAPASLGALRISSRQITLLNALGEFGNLRRAAAAMHTTQPAASLLLQQLEERLGVRLFERLPRGMQATLYGEVMIRYAQSALHEFEHAQAQIAELARGASGLVRVGSVMGPVPGVLTKAVLAYKRDHPKVRISLEVGTSDTLLPALLRGDFDMVVGRLPDQSDSQDLNIELFEGGEQMRVIARAGHPLAAAVGLQLSDLVALTWILHPIGSPMRRRVESALQAGGMVQSLDIVETASILATTAMLEASEMIAVVPNDVAEHYARYGMVAILPVELPLTMANLGVLTLRSRPNSVALDTLLRYLRAQ